CAGATCGTCCATAGAAATATATCTTACTTCTTCTACTTCTTCTTTGTTAAGGACAAACCCCGCATTATAAAAGCCTGTGAAAACATGGTCTAGCTCATGTTCCCAAAGATCTCCTCCAACATCTGCTTTATAAATGAAATGGAATTTCTCCGAAAGATCTGTTTCTATTCCGAGTTCTTCTTGTAGTCTCCTCTTGGCTCCTTCCAGATAAGTTTCTCCAATTCTAGGGTGTGAACATACTGCATTCGTCCATTGGTTTGGAGAATGGTATTTTTTTGATGCTCTTTTCTGCAAAAGCATTTCACCTTTGTCATTGAACAAAAAAACAGAGAAAGCACGATGTAAAAGGCCATTAATGTGGGCCTGCTGTTTTTCCATTAATCCCAAAACTTGGTCATCGGGATTTACTAAAACTACGAATTCTTCCATTTCTACAAATGTAAGTGTAATAAATGTATTTTGGAAATTTTTGTGAAAACATCATAAATTTTGAAGTCTCAGAGGATAAGATTATGAAAATCACTTATTCAGGCTCTTTCCTATACGAACAAAAAGCATAGATAATGCTGCAAATAAAAGCAAAATCCCAAAGGAGTTAATGAGAACCTGGAAATAGCCAAGATTTATCGCATTTATAAAAGGATAGGGATAAAAGTCTGAAAAATATCCTCTGATTAATATATAAAAAAGATACAGTAAAGGGTAAATTGCCCAAGGTAGAATTTGCCTGTAGTTTAGTTTGTTTTTATTTTCATACAGATACCAATATATAAGAACGAGAATAGGAATAATTGTGTGCAGAAGTTCATCTACAAGCCTTTGTAATCCTTTTGGGTCCCATGTTGAACGGAGAATGATCTGATAAACCAGCCCTACAATTAAAATATAAATAGTAATGGCAGTCAGAATTCCCGGCTTTTTAATTTTGGGAATTCTGTTAAAAGCCTGCAATGTAAAATATCCGGCGACTATTATATTGGTAAGGATCGTAAAATAGCTGAAAAATCTGATGTTGGCTTCTGCAAAAGAAATCTGAATGTTTTTTACCATCAGATAATATTGAGCAATAATCGAAAACCATCCGACTAAAGCAAAGATCAAGGATAAAATTCTTTGTGTCATAAGGAGGTGTTTATCTTGATTTTTAAATATAGCTTTATTTTTTCTGAATAGAAAAATTTTAACCTGTAATAATAGAATAAGCGAAAAATTATTAATTTATTCCATTAATGTTATTTTTTATAGTAAAAATTTAATTTAAATGAACTTTAACAAAGGGTTTTTATTTTAAAAGTCATAAATTTGTTGATACAAAATTTCATAATGGAGTTAGAATACAAAGATCACATCAGTCCGATTCTGAAGGACGGAGTAAAAAATTACCTAATTGATATCGATGGAACCATTACAGAAGATGTTCCCAATGAAGAGCCGGAAAGAATGGTTACCTGTGAGCCTTTTCCCGATGCTTTAGAAACCATTAACAGATGGTATGATGAGGGACATCAGATTTGTTTTTTCACTTCAAGAACTGAAAATCTGAAACAAATTACAATCGATTGGCTGGATAAGCATGGGTTTAAATATCACAGCGTGTTGTGTGGGAAACCTAGAGGGGGGAATTATCACTGGATAGATAACCATTTGGTGAGAGCTACTAGATACAAAGGCAAATTTACTGACCTTATAGAAAAGCAGGTAACCATTGAAGTTTTTAAGGAAGATTAAAAAGTATAATTAAAGATTTAAAGATTAAACGATTAAAAGCAGATGCTTTTTCTTTGATTTTTAAATCTTTTAATTTTTAAATAATTAAAAGTATTTATGAAAGTTTTAGCAAACGATGGCTTAGATCAATCTGGAATTGATGCATTAAAGGAGAAAGGTTTTGAGGTAATTACAACAAAAGTAGCACAGGAATTTTTGGTAGACTACATTAATGAGCACAAGATCCAAACACTTTTGGTACGTAGTGCAACACAGGTAAGAAAAGATATTATTGATAATTGTCCATCCATAGAAATTATCGGAAGAGGAGGAGTAGGAATGGATAATATTGATGTAGACTATGCCAGAGAAAAAGGTATACATGTAATTAACACTCCTTCAGCTTCGTCAGAATCGGTAGCCGAATTGGTTTTTGCCCATTTATTTTCAGGAGCAAGATTTTTACAGGATTCTAACAGAAAAATGCCTTTGGTAGGTGATACCGACTTTGCGGGTTTGAAAAAAGCTTATACGGCAGGTATTGAGTTGAAAGGAAAAACAATAGGAATTGTTGGAATGGGGAGAATCGGTCAGGAAGTTGCTAAAATCGCTTTAGGTCTTGGAATGAGAGTAATCGCCGCTGATAGTAATGTAGGAAGAGCAAGTATTAAAGTGAAATTCTACAACAACCAGTTCATCAATGTAGATATTGAAACTGAGCCTTTACAGGATGTATTAAAGCATTCAGATTTCATCACGCTTCACGTTCCGGCTCAAAAAGACGGCTATATGATCGGTAAAAATGAATTTGAAATGATGAAAGACGGAGTAGCTGTTGTCAATTGCTCAAGAGGTGGGGTAATTGATGAAGAAGCTTTAATTGAGGCTTTAGATTCCGGAAAAGTAAGATTTGCTGGTTTAGATGTTTTCATTAATGAACCGACTCCTTCTAAAAAGATATTAAGTCATCCAAAAATTTCTTTGACTCCGCACACAGGTGCCTCTACTTTGGAAGCTCAGGATAGAATAGGACTTTCTTTGGCTGAGCAGATTTCAAGTATTCTTCAAATTCAGTAAGGAGTAATATTAAAATAATAAGAACGCCGCAAATTTGCGGCGTTTTTTATGAATTTTTAGCTTTCAGTAAGTCTCTGATTTCCATTAATAATTTTTGATCTTCTGTAGGTCCTGCCGGTGCAGGTTCTTCTGCCGGAGCTTCTTTTTTCAGTTTGTTGATTCCCTTAATCATAAGAAATAAAGCCAGAGCGACTACAAGGAAGGAAATAGCGGAAGATAGGAACATTCCGTACTTAATAGCTGTACCCGGAATCACCAGATCGGCCAGATTTTTTAAATTTAATTTTTCTAATGTGGGTGTTAAAATAGCAGGTGTAATAATATCCTCTACCAAAGAAGTGACAATTTTACCAAAAGCACCACCAATAATTACCCCGACAGCTAAATCTACCACGTTCCCTTTAACGGCGAACTCTTTAAACTCTTTGAAAAATCCCATATTTATATTTTTTTAATTGTTCCGAAAACTTATCTGAATGAATAATATTCACTAAATTTAAGAAAAACATTTTAAGTGAAAATTTTTACTGCAAAAAAAATTAGACAATGTGATGAATTTACGATTGCCAATGAGCCCGTTTCTTCTGTACAACTGATGGAACGGGCAGCACAGTCGTGTGTCAATTGGATTTTAGAAAACTGTAAAATTCATAAAAATTTTACAATCTTTTGCGGAAATGGCAATAATGGAGGAGATGGATTGGCTATTGCAAGACTGCTCTATTTAAAGGGCTTTGATGTGGATGTTTTTGTAAAAGATACCAAAGGGAATTTTTCTCGGGACGCAGCTGTTAACCTCAAAAAGCTAAAAGATTTTTCAGGGATCAGCATTAAAGAATTTAAAGATTTTCAAAAGGAAAGAATAACTGAACAGACCATCTGCATTGATGCTGTTTTTGGGACAGGACTATCCAGAAAAATGGAAGGAGAAGAACTGAAAATTATAAACGAACTGAATTCCTTACAGAATATAAAAATTTCAATAGATATTCCCTCGGGTTTATTGGCGGATAAAGATTGGGATGAAGATTCTGCTGTTTTCAAAGCGGATTATACATTAAGCTTCCAATTCTGGAAAAAGAGTTTTTTATATCCTGAAACAGGAAAATATACAGGCAAGGTTGTGATTTTAGATATTGGGCTTCATCCTCAATATATTAATGAAACTCATACAACTGATTTTACTGTTGATGATGAGGTTATTAAAAAAATATTCAGACCCAGAAATGAATATTCACACAAAGGAAGTTTTGGTAAGGTTGGAATAGTGGGAGGGAGTTATGGTAAAATAGGAGCTGCTGTTTTGTCGGTAAAAGCTGCTTTGAAAAGCGGTGCAGGGCTCGTTTTTGCCTACAGTCCAAAATGTGGTTATGATATACTTCAGACTTCTTCTCCGGAAGCAATGTTTATGGAAGGTGGAAAAGACTATATTGAAAATATTGACATTGATAAGGATATAGTCTTAGGAATAGGGCCGGGTTTAGGAACCCATCAGAAAACGGAAGAGAGTTTAATAAGGTTTTTAAAGAATTATTCAGCTCCTTTGGTGCTGGATGCGGATGCTCTTAATATTATTTCCAAAGATCCGTCATATGTAGATCTGGTTCCTGAAAGCTCCATTATTACTCCGCACCCCAAAGAATTCGAAAGACTTTTTGGCAAAACAAAGGATTCCTTTGAAAGATCTGATCTTGCTGTGCAAAAAGCCATTGAGCACAAGATTTACATTGTATTAAAAGATCATCATACTCAGGTTGTAACCCCGGAAGGAAATGTTTTTTATAATATTACAGGAAATTCCGGATTGGCAAAAGGAGGTAGTGGAGATATTTTGACGGGCATTTTGACATCATTATTAGCTCAGGGATATTCTCCGGAAAATGCTGCTGTTTTGGGAGTCTGGCTTCATGGGAAATCTGCAGATTTTGCAGCGGAAAAACATTCTAAAGAATCAATGCAGCCTTCGGATGTAATTAAAGAATTAGAAACTATATTCTTATACATCAACAAAAAAGTCACAAAGAAATTGTGACTTTTAAACGTTGTATTCTGAAAAAGAATTATTCAGGTTTGGCATTTTCTGCCTCAGTTATTTTGAACTTTTTGGAATAAATCATAATGATTACACCAGCTATCATAAACGGAATGGAAAGAATCTGCCCTGTATTTAATCCTCCAAACTGAATGAATTCATCTCCTTGAGGTTCTTTTAAGAATTCTACAAAGAATCTGATCGCCCAAAGAATAATAAAGAATAAACCAAATAACCATCCTTGCTGATATTTTTTGTCTGTTTTTCTATATAAAACCCATAAAAGAATAAAGAGAAGTACATAACCTACCGCTTCAAATAATTGAGTGGGGTATCTTGGAACAGTCACACCGTATTCATCACTCATCTGAGGGAAAAGAAACGCAAACGGAGAATTTGCCGCTACAGGCTTACCAATGATTTCTGAGTTAAAGAAGTTCCCCATACGTACAAAAGCACCACCTAAAGCCACTACAATTCCCAATCTGTCATACACCCAGAAAGGGTTTTTCTTAATAATTTTGTATGAATAATATAATGTTGTTAAAATCAATGCTAAAGTTGCTCCGTGGCTTGCAAGACCTGAAAACCCGGTGAATTTAAATTCAGGTTTTGTCTGGATCGGTAAAAATACACTCCAGAAATCCTGTTTGAAAAGCTCCGGCTGGTAAAAAATAACGTGTCCTAATCTTGCTCCTAAAATAGTTCCAATTAATGTCCAGGTGAAAAGAGGTTCAAGATATTTCTGATTAATATGATCAATAGTGAACATTCTTGTCATTAAAAGATATCCGAAACCAAAGGCAAAAATGAACATCAAACTATAGTAATGCAATGTAATTGGCCCCAGATGAATTCCGGTAGAAGGATCCCAGATTTTATATTCAGTATCCAATGCGACCTGATCGGTTGACTGTATTGTTTTTGGAACTTTTGCCAAATATTTATAATCTTCTTTATTTTGCGTAGGCTTAAAGTCTTTATCTAAAAACTGGTATCCGCTCATTTTAAACATATTCAAAGAACTGTCATAAAAAGCTCCCCATCCTCCTTTAGATTCCAGGTTAGCTGAATTTACAATAACAAGTGTATTATCGCTCTTCTTATTTGAAAAGTCTTTGAAAGTCTCAGCATCCGTAGTAGAAAATACTTTTACGGCTATTTTTTCATTATTTATCTTTAATGTGGCGTCAGAAAGTCCGTCTGCATAATTTTGTGAAAAAAGATTTTGTGCTAAAAAAGCAAAAACCAAGAGATAAAGTCTAAAGAATACATTACTCATTATAATGATGTTTTTATATTAATGATTACACTTAGGAGGTACGGGATCATATCCGCTTCCTCCCCATGGATGACATTTTGAAATTCTTTTTACACCCAGCCAAAATCCTTTGAAAATCCCATGAACCTGTAATGCTTCTATCATATAATGCGAACAGGTAGGTTCATAACGACAGTTTTTAGGAAGTAAAGGCGAAATAAACCATTGGTAAAATCGTATTAATAATACCAGTGGAAATGTGATGATTTTATTGAATGTAGGTTTCAAAACATTGCAAAAATAGCGTAAAAAATTGAAAATTAGTTTAAATTTGTTAGAAGTTTCGGAGCTTTAAATGTCTGTTGGTCGGATAAAATCGGGTGTTTGTCGATTTGTTGATTGATCGTTTAAAATCGAAGAAAAGTATTGTTCCGAACATTTACTTATATTAAATCTAGAAAATTGAATCAAAATATTCCCTTAGCTGAAAAATTGAGACCTAAAACATTGGAAGATGTTCTAGGACAGGAACATCTTACCGGAGAAAAAGGAACGATAAGAAAAATGATAGAGAATGATACACTGAATTCTCTTATTTTCTGGGGACCTCCGGGGACCGGTAAAACAACATTAGCTGAAATTATTTCTGAAAAATCCGGGCGCAAGTTTTTTAAGCTTTCCGCAGTTTCTTCAGGCGTAAAAGATGTAAGGGATGTTATAGAAGATGCCAAAAAACAAAATCTGTTTTCCGGAAAATCTCCGATATTATTTATTGACGAAATACACCGGTTCAACAAATCTCAGCAGGATTCACTTTTACATGCGGTGGAAAAAGGTTGGGTGGTTTTAATTGGTGCCACAACAGAAAATCCAAGTTTCGAAGTAGTTTCGGCATTACTTTCCAGAAGTCAGGTTTATGTGTTGAAAGCTTTAACTTATGAAAAGCTGGAAGAACTTATTGATATTGCTTTGACAAGATACAACAAAGATGAAAATGAGAATTTTGTAATTAAGGATAAACAGGCTTTTATTCAGTATTCCGGCGGAGATGGAAGAAAACTGATCAATTCTGTAGAGCTGGTTTTGAATCAGTTTAAAAATTCTGGAAAAAAAGAAATTCAAAATGAAGATGTAATGTCTGTTTTGCAGGAAACAATGGCACTGTATGATAAAAACGGAGAGCAACATTATGATATCATTTCTGCATTTATTAAATCAATGCGGGGCAGTGATCCGAATGGTGCGGTTTATTGGTTAGCCAGAATGATTGCAGGCGGAGAAGATATTAAATTTATTGCAAGAAGAATGCTGATCTTGGCCTCTGAAGATATTGGTTTGGCCAATCCTAATGCTTTGGTGATTGCTAACAACTGTTTTCAGGCCGTCAATGTAATCGGAAATCCGGAAGCAAGGATTATTTTAAGTGAAACGGCAATTTATCTGGCTGTTTCACCAAAGAGCAATTCTGCTTATGCTGCAATAAATGACGCGTTGGCTTTTGTAAAGAAAACCGGAAACTTACCGGTACCTCTTCATTTAAGAAATGCACCAACAAAGTTAATGAAAGATCTGGATTACGGGAAAGAATATAAATATGCCCATTCTTACGAAGGGAATTTTGTTGACCAGGATTTTCTTCCGGAAGAAATAAAAGATTTGAAATTTTATGAACCCGGAAATAATGCTACGGAAAAGAAAATTTATGATGAGCTTAAAAAGAAATGGAATAATAAATATTAAAAAAGGTACCTCACTGAGATACCTTTATTTTTTATTAAGTAATTGATCTACTTATTAGTATTGATATTTTTGAACCGTAGTAATAAATAATGTTTTCTTACCATTAAAATCTTTTACTTCAGTTTTATCAATGATATCTGCATAGATTTTAGTTGAAGCATCATTGAATTCATACCCTTCAATCACTACAGGATTATTTTCCGGAAGCTGGTATTGAGAGTTGAGTGTAGAAAGAGGCATCCAGTCTAAAGTTCCTACGTCTTTTTTATATTTTACTTCCGTCAATCCGTTCTGAGCCAAATAGCTGTATTTTTTTAAGTTTGCAGGAAGCGTAGCAGCTTTATAAGGAGTTGTACTTTGCACCATTCCTTTTCTGGCATTAAATAAGTTTACAGTTCCTACAGCATCATTGCAAACAGCAAACTTTACATTTGGGTTTTTCTGTGCAAATACGGTCACAGAAGCAAACATTAATAAAGAGTATAGAATTTTTTTCATAATCTAATAAATATAGGAATTAAAAACGCGATAAATATACTTCTTTTTTATGAATCTTCAATGCAAAAATGTATTATTTTGAGAATTGTTTAGAAATAAGTATTTTGTTACGGTTATTTATGATATAAGTAAAAAGCATCACTTGAAAGTAATGCTTTTGCTTATATATTATATATGTAAAATATAATTAATTTGAGATTTTACTTACGGATACCTTGACTTTTCCATCGGTTAATAATCCCAGATTTACACCGCCTGTTTCAACAGCAAATGTAATAGTTTCTCCCGCGTTTAGCTGGATCATCGTATTTAATGAGCTTGAAGTTACAGGAACCGCTGCTAAAGTAACTGTTAAAACGGCAACTCTCACAGCATCAAATATCTTTGTTTCATATACAGTGGTTCCGTTTTTTATAATACCCAGTACTTTACTTCCTAATAAGCTTAGATCAACTCCACCTTCTAATTGAAATTCATAATTCACCTCATACAGACCTGCTTCCGGTGCAGTATAAACACCGTTTACAAATGATGCTGAGTTACCTGCTTTTACATCAGTAGAAGTTAAATTAATTTTATTCCAGTTAGTTCCGGAAATCCCTAAATTTAATAGTGACCATGCTCCGTCTCTCGTTGCGTACACGGTTGTGCCTGAACCCATACCTGAACCTGAATTTCCAGTTAGTAACTTCCATGTACTACTAGTGGAATCATAATAATAATATCCAGGAGCTGTAATATTTGCTGTTTTTGGGGTAGGTGTCGTTACTGCAGCAGTAATATATACTATTACCCCATTTTGATTAGTAGTATATACAGCATCTTTAGCAGCTAGTTGATTACCAGTAATTCTTGGAGGAATAAATCCATCCACTTTAGTTACATCTGTTGGACTACCATTTACATCCAACGTTGCTGTGGGAGTAGTCGTATTAATCCCGACGTTTCCTGTCTGTGAATAGCCTGTTGCGAATAAGCCTAAGAAGATCAGGGTGTAGAAATTCTTTTTCATGTTTTATATTTAATTGTTTGTATTCTGAGTAATTAGTGATGTAAATATAATAAAAAAAGTAATGATTTTATAGTTTTTTTAATAAAAATAATCAGTTAAATTTTTGTTTTATTTAATAATTTACTTGAACTATTAAATATTTTTTTTGTTTTATTCTTTTTTATTTGTTTTTTGATGAATTATTCACAGTATTTTGATAATTATTGTTTAAAATTTTAATTCTTGTTCACTGAAATGATTTAAAATACTGGGGGTGAATTTTTAAGTTATTGATATTCAAATATATTTTAATTTTATTCTTGTTTTTCAGTTAAAAATATATCTCTAAATTGTGAAAATAATGTAAAAAATAAAGGCTGTTTCAAAAACATTTACTTTTGAAACAGCCTGAGATATTAATATTTGATTTCTTATTTATTGATTCTGATTCCAGTTTTTGTTAATAAGGTCCATTAAAAAATCCGGACATTTAATAATTTTGTTTGTTTCAGCAGATAAAAAGAAGAGAGTTGTGGAAGCTTCGGTTAATTTTACCTGGTCTTCATTGTAGATTTCATATTCAAATTCTATTCTCACTCCCGGTTTCTTTTTCAGGTAGGTATGAATTTCTAATTTTTGATCATATAAAGCAGGCTTTAAATACTTAATTTTATACTCAGAAACAGGAAGCCAAATTCCTTGATTTTCAATCTCATTATATGACATCCCTATACTGCGAAATAATTCAACTCTACCTATTTCCAGGTACTCTGCATAGTTCCCGTAATAGACATATTTCATAGGGTCTGTTTCTCCGTAACGTACTCGTATTGAGTGTGTTGTGTGTATCATTTTTAGACTTAAATTATACATACAAATATATTTTTAAATAATCAATACCTGCAATATTTTTTTTTGAAAATAAAAAATTGGACCTTTGTCTTCCTTCTAAAAATAATACTAACAAAAGAACTAATCAGGGCATAAATATGGATGAAAATTTAATGATGATATGGCAGAAATGCCTTCAGTTTATGCGTGATAATCTCAACGCAGCTGAAGATAATTCTGATCTTAAAAAGCTTGAAAAATCTTTCGACTTACTGTTTGATAAAGTGCAGCCAATTTCTTTGGTTGACAATAATCTTACATTAATGGTTCCGAGTGATTTTTACAAAGAGTATATTGAGGATAATTACCTGTCCCTGCTTTCTGCTGCCCTGAAGAAAAATATAGGAAAAGGTGTGAAACTTTGGTATTCTGTAATGGAAAATAAGCCGGTTGGTTTAGAAAAACCTGTTACGATGAATATGAAAGGAAAAACAGTTCCCACTCCGAAAGTCCAGGAAACTATGCCGCAAGGTTTCTCTTCCAACATAGTTAATCCGTTTGTGGTTCCGGGAATTAAAAAAGTAAATATAGATTCTAATCTGAAATCAGATTTTTCTTTCGAAAATTACGTAGAAGGAGAGAGTAATAAGTTTGCTGCTACAGTGGCGAGATCTATTGCCAAAAGACCGGGAGCAACTGCTTTTAACCCATTGTTTTTATATGGAGGTTATGGAGTAGGAAAAACGCACTTAGGACAGGCTGTTGGACTTGAAGTGAAAAGTCAATTTCCGGATAAGGTGGTGCTGTATCTGTCTTCTGAAAAATTTATTCAGCAGTTTATTTCAGCGGCAAAGGCGCATAAACAAACAGAATTCGCTAACTTCTATCAGATGGTAGATGTACTGATTATTGATGATATTCAGTTCCTATCAGGAAAATCTGCAACACAAGATAGCTTCTTCCATATTTTTGACTATCTGCATCAGAACGGAAAACAGATTATCCTTACTTCAGATAAAGCTCCGGCAGATATTATGGATATTCAGGACAGAATTGTTTCCCGCTTCAAATGGGGACTTTCTGCAGAAATAAAATCTCCGGATTTAGAAACCCGTAAGAAAATTATTGAAGACAAATTAAGCAGAGACGGTATCGTTCTTACAGAAGATATGCTTGATTTCCTTGCAGCGGAAGCCAAGACAAATGTGAGAGAACTTATTGGGGTGATCAACTCAGTGATTGCCTACTCTACAATTTATAAATCCGACTTAAGTTTAGAACTTTTAAAAGATACGATCAACAAAATTGCGGCTAATCAGAAAAAAGTGATCAACATTCCTTTTATTCAGGAAGTGGTATGCGATTATTTCGGAATTAAGAGGGAACAGCTTTTATCTAAAACAAGAAAAAGAGAAATTGCTCTTCCAAGACAGTTGGCAATGTATTTTGCTAAAGAATTTACCAATGCTACTTTTACGAAAATTGGAGAAGAAATGGGAGGTAAAGATCACTCAACAGTAATGTATGCATGTGAAACGATAAAAGATGTATCTAAAATCGATAAGGAAGTCAAAAAATACGTTAAAGAGCTTACCGAAAGAATTAAACACTAAAATACTTTAAATTAAATACAAGAGATGAAGAATATAGCCTATTCTTCATTTTTTGTTTAGTTTTGCCTGAAGTAATAATATTGCTTTCTAATCATTAAATCAGTTAATTTTTTAAATAAATATTCATGAAAATATTAATGGTCTGTTTGGGAAATATATGCAGAAGTCCTTTAGCAGAAGGAATTATGAAGACCAAGCTTCCTGAAGACTATATGGTGGATTCTGCGGGAACAATTTCTATGCATGAAGGTGAACATCCGGATAAAAGAGCCATAAAGACAGCAGCAAACCACGGTATAGATATTTCAAAACAACGTTCAAGACCTATTGGTGCTAAGGATTTTGAAATTTTTGATAAAATCTACTGTATGGATGTTGATGTTTTGGCAGATGTGGTTTCAAAAGCGGAGAATGAAGAACAAAGACAAAAAATATCCTTATTTTTAGAAGCTGCAGGAGATCATAAAAATACAGAAGTTCCCGACCCGTATTGGGGAGATATGAAAGATTTTGAAAACGTTTTTCAGCTTCTGGATAAAGGCTGCGACAAAATTGCAGAAAATTTATTGTTAGAATCGTAATTTACAATCATCATTAGAATAAGTCAAAACCATGCTTTTTTTATTACCTGCTTATCTTTCTGAAAATACTTCTATCACTCATTTTTCACCTGTGATTAAAGAATATATCATGCAGACAGATTACTTCTTTGTGGAAAATGAAAAAACCGCTAGGAAAGTAGTAAAGTTTTTTGCTCCTGAAAAAAAACAGTCAGATCTGAAACTTTTTCTTTTGGACAAATACACTGAGAACGCTGATATCAAAGAAGCACAGCAATTGATGCTGAAAGGTCAGGATTTCGGATTGCTTTCAGAAGCCGGACTTCCTTGTATTGCGGATCCCGGAAATTTAATGGTAAAATGGTGTCATGAAAAAAATATCAGAGTAATCCCGATTTCAGGACCTTCATCGATTATTTTGGCTCTTATTTCAAGTGGTTTTAACGGGCAGGAATTTACGTTTAACGGATATCTTCCGATTGATAAAAGCGAAAAGAAAAAACAGATTTTACAGTTGGAAAGTTTAGTTCAAAAAACAGGATATTCCCAGATTTTCATGGAAACTCCTTACAGGAATAATCAGCTTTTTGAAGATCTGACGAAGTTTTTATCTCCTAATACAAAGTTATGTATTGCTGCAAATATTAACGATCCTGAACAAGAATTTATTAGAACAAAAACTATTAAAGACTGGCAAAAACAGAAACCGGAACTTCATAAAATTCCTGCTGTATTTGTATTAGGTAAATAATTATAACAAAATTTTCAATTGTCATTCTGACGAAGGAAGAATCTCAACTACATTATTAGAGATTCTTCATTGCATTTTTGCTTCATTCAGAATGACAAGTTAAATGTTAGTTTATCTGGTATTATTTCTTCTTTCTGCCTCTCCATTTCCTCCAAAGAAAAATAAAAACAGGAATCAATAAAAAGAATGGCCAAAGTGATATAATTCCCAGAATAAAAGTCACGAAACTATTC
Above is a genomic segment from Chryseobacterium geocarposphaerae containing:
- the idi gene encoding isopentenyl-diphosphate Delta-isomerase — its product is MEEFVVLVNPDDQVLGLMEKQQAHINGLLHRAFSVFLFNDKGEMLLQKRASKKYHSPNQWTNAVCSHPRIGETYLEGAKRRLQEELGIETDLSEKFHFIYKADVGGDLWEHELDHVFTGFYNAGFVLNKEEVEEVRYISMDDLNKEIAEKPETFTEWFKIILEEYKYHF
- the lgt gene encoding prolipoprotein diacylglyceryl transferase, with amino-acid sequence MDTEYKIWDPSTGIHLGPITLHYYSLMFIFAFGFGYLLMTRMFTIDHINQKYLEPLFTWTLIGTILGARLGHVIFYQPELFKQDFWSVFLPIQTKPEFKFTGFSGLASHGATLALILTTLYYSYKIIKKNPFWVYDRLGIVVALGGAFVRMGNFFNSEIIGKPVAANSPFAFLFPQMSDEYGVTVPRYPTQLFEAVGYVLLFILLWVLYRKTDKKYQQGWLFGLFFIILWAIRFFVEFLKEPQGDEFIQFGGLNTGQILSIPFMIAGVIIMIYSKKFKITEAENAKPE
- the mscL gene encoding large-conductance mechanosensitive channel protein MscL — translated: MGFFKEFKEFAVKGNVVDLAVGVIIGGAFGKIVTSLVEDIITPAILTPTLEKLNLKNLADLVIPGTAIKYGMFLSSAISFLVVALALFLMIKGINKLKKEAPAEEPAPAGPTEDQKLLMEIRDLLKAKNS
- the yidD gene encoding membrane protein insertion efficiency factor YidD — translated: MKPTFNKIITFPLVLLIRFYQWFISPLLPKNCRYEPTCSHYMIEALQVHGIFKGFWLGVKRISKCHPWGGSGYDPVPPKCNH
- a CDS encoding Pr6Pr family membrane protein, translated to MTQRILSLIFALVGWFSIIAQYYLMVKNIQISFAEANIRFFSYFTILTNIIVAGYFTLQAFNRIPKIKKPGILTAITIYILIVGLVYQIILRSTWDPKGLQRLVDELLHTIIPILVLIYWYLYENKNKLNYRQILPWAIYPLLYLFYILIRGYFSDFYPYPFINAINLGYFQVLINSFGILLLFAALSMLFVRIGKSLNK
- a CDS encoding NAD(P)H-hydrate dehydratase translates to MKIFTAKKIRQCDEFTIANEPVSSVQLMERAAQSCVNWILENCKIHKNFTIFCGNGNNGGDGLAIARLLYLKGFDVDVFVKDTKGNFSRDAAVNLKKLKDFSGISIKEFKDFQKERITEQTICIDAVFGTGLSRKMEGEELKIINELNSLQNIKISIDIPSGLLADKDWDEDSAVFKADYTLSFQFWKKSFLYPETGKYTGKVVILDIGLHPQYINETHTTDFTVDDEVIKKIFRPRNEYSHKGSFGKVGIVGGSYGKIGAAVLSVKAALKSGAGLVFAYSPKCGYDILQTSSPEAMFMEGGKDYIENIDIDKDIVLGIGPGLGTHQKTEESLIRFLKNYSAPLVLDADALNIISKDPSYVDLVPESSIITPHPKEFERLFGKTKDSFERSDLAVQKAIEHKIYIVLKDHHTQVVTPEGNVFYNITGNSGLAKGGSGDILTGILTSLLAQGYSPENAAVLGVWLHGKSADFAAEKHSKESMQPSDVIKELETIFLYINKKVTKKL
- a CDS encoding LNS2 domain-containing protein; this translates as MELEYKDHISPILKDGVKNYLIDIDGTITEDVPNEEPERMVTCEPFPDALETINRWYDEGHQICFFTSRTENLKQITIDWLDKHGFKYHSVLCGKPRGGNYHWIDNHLVRATRYKGKFTDLIEKQVTIEVFKED
- a CDS encoding D-2-hydroxyacid dehydrogenase → MKVLANDGLDQSGIDALKEKGFEVITTKVAQEFLVDYINEHKIQTLLVRSATQVRKDIIDNCPSIEIIGRGGVGMDNIDVDYAREKGIHVINTPSASSESVAELVFAHLFSGARFLQDSNRKMPLVGDTDFAGLKKAYTAGIELKGKTIGIVGMGRIGQEVAKIALGLGMRVIAADSNVGRASIKVKFYNNQFINVDIETEPLQDVLKHSDFITLHVPAQKDGYMIGKNEFEMMKDGVAVVNCSRGGVIDEEALIEALDSGKVRFAGLDVFINEPTPSKKILSHPKISLTPHTGASTLEAQDRIGLSLAEQISSILQIQ